A single region of the Chroococcidiopsis thermalis PCC 7203 genome encodes:
- a CDS encoding RNA-guided endonuclease InsQ/TnpB family protein codes for MKARYQYRFYPTDQQRQSLAQLFGCVRVVWNDALAFCKQSEKLPGYNKLSGLLTQAKKTELRQWLSDVSSVPLQQSLRHLDAAYKNFFNSRNGKRKGNKIGTPKFKKKTNTQSAEFTKAAFQLKCDVVYLAKIGDINPIWSRELPSEPSSVTVIKDCAGRYFLSFVVEVDLINTVAKHISIGIDLGIKIFAAMSSGEKAQSPNYSNTDRKIRKLQRKLARQAKGSKRRDKTRVRISRQHNRISDTRKDFLHKLSTKIVSENQTIVLEDLNVSGMVKNRRLARVISLQGWREFRNLCEAKSNKFGREFRVVSRWEPTSQICSDCGYKWGKLDLKVREIICINCNSRHCRDDNASRNIEKVGMGHRHDSKWTQRDDKTTSVAQPNEASRITVSLER; via the coding sequence ATGAAAGCTCGATATCAGTATAGATTCTATCCAACAGACCAACAACGACAAAGCTTAGCTCAATTGTTCGGTTGCGTTAGGGTAGTCTGGAATGATGCTTTGGCTTTCTGTAAACAATCTGAAAAGTTGCCTGGATACAACAAACTATCTGGCTTGTTAACTCAAGCTAAAAAGACTGAATTGCGGCAATGGCTATCTGATGTTTCTTCAGTACCGTTGCAGCAATCTCTTAGACATTTAGACGCTGCCTACAAAAACTTTTTTAACTCTCGTAATGGGAAAAGAAAAGGGAACAAAATAGGTACACCTAAATTCAAAAAGAAGACTAACACTCAGTCTGCTGAGTTTACTAAGGCTGCTTTTCAGTTAAAATGTGATGTAGTTTATTTAGCTAAAATCGGTGATATCAATCCTATTTGGTCTAGAGAGCTACCCTCTGAACCTAGCTCTGTAACAGTAATCAAGGATTGTGCGGGTCGATATTTTCTGAGTTTTGTAGTAGAAGTCGATCTTATTAATACTGTTGCCAAACACATAAGTATCGGTATTGACTTAGGAATTAAAATCTTTGCTGCAATGAGTAGTGGCGAAAAAGCTCAAAGTCCTAACTACTCCAACACAGATCGCAAAATCCGTAAACTACAACGAAAGTTAGCACGTCAAGCTAAAGGTTCTAAGCGTAGAGATAAAACCCGTGTTCGGATATCTCGACAGCATAACCGGATTTCAGATACTCGCAAAGATTTCTTACATAAGTTGTCAACCAAAATAGTTAGTGAAAACCAAACGATTGTTTTGGAAGACCTGAATGTGTCTGGAATGGTTAAAAATAGACGGCTGGCTAGGGTGATTAGTTTGCAGGGGTGGAGGGAGTTCAGGAATTTGTGCGAGGCAAAATCAAATAAGTTTGGTCGTGAGTTTAGAGTAGTTAGTCGCTGGGAACCCACAAGCCAAATCTGCTCGGATTGTGGGTACAAATGGGGCAAGCTCGACTTAAAGGTGCGAGAAATAATTTGCATAAATTGCAATTCTCGTCACTGTAGAGACGACAACGCTTCCAGAAATATAGAGAAAGTCGGCATGGGGCATCGGCACGACTCTAAATGGACGCAGAGGGATGATAAGACTACCTCGGTAGCGCAACCCAATGAAGCGTCAAGAATCACCGTCTCTTTAGAGCGGTGA
- a CDS encoding helix-turn-helix domain-containing protein, whose amino-acid sequence MNQPQIGQLVRELRLLVGLTQEQFAAHLGVTCGSINRWENGRSEPLPLARQQIWQCIEQMGDRGEELLQKYLAN is encoded by the coding sequence ATGAATCAGCCACAAATCGGTCAGCTTGTTCGTGAATTACGGTTGTTGGTTGGGCTGACACAAGAACAGTTTGCCGCCCATTTGGGTGTTACCTGCGGTTCAATAAACCGTTGGGAAAACGGGCGCAGCGAACCTTTACCACTAGCGCGGCAGCAGATTTGGCAATGCATAGAACAAATGGGAGATCGCGGCGAGGAATTGTTGCAGAAGTATTTAGCTAATTAG
- a CDS encoding GUN4 domain-containing protein, with the protein MSDITPIELTIGIAFSNKDLLLQALTHSSYARHVGNPKNHNEWLALLGDTLLELIVVDYLYQISTDLWKKDVMSQKRDELVCDRRLVEFAKQIGLVSSIRVKNENGKTSQKNIAEAFEALLAAIYLDRAILSDYQGFIDAQSWFVKNFIDRSYEPIASNVRSNCPDLAFPVEKLEGAIGKIFHNKALLQKSMTHSSYAANFTNTPNYDNQKLAILGNALLDFVVLHYLYRNNTYRLKGVLSDDRDLLVGDEMLLMLVYQMKLKQFIRHNGIVGSKALTDTFKALLAAIYLDRGISEASEWFVKWLPTEIINRLKTFSDRNSLTSGDSQVNPNNLPSEVGVDYSQLHDLLQQGKWEEADIETREVMLKVAGLMKGKPPLNYLPLDSIRQFPCIDLETIDLLWIKYSNGRFGFSVQQCLLLDVEKNWDKFGDLVGWKVNGIWQSKNERIFHLSAPSGHLPSAAIRAAGNGKVRMSIYSRIESCHAREKRSPDKER; encoded by the coding sequence ATGAGCGACATAACACCTATTGAACTAACTATCGGTATCGCTTTTAGCAATAAAGATTTACTTTTACAAGCTCTAACACATAGCAGTTATGCAAGGCACGTAGGCAATCCCAAAAATCACAACGAGTGGTTAGCACTTCTTGGAGATACTCTGCTAGAACTTATCGTTGTCGATTATTTGTACCAAATTAGTACCGATCTCTGGAAGAAAGATGTTATGTCTCAAAAAAGAGACGAGCTAGTTTGCGATCGCAGACTAGTAGAATTTGCCAAACAGATTGGGCTAGTAAGTTCGATTCGAGTCAAGAATGAGAATGGAAAAACCAGTCAAAAAAATATTGCAGAAGCTTTTGAGGCATTACTAGCTGCTATCTATCTCGATCGGGCGATTTTATCCGATTACCAAGGTTTTATAGACGCACAAAGTTGGTTCGTTAAAAACTTTATCGATCGCTCTTATGAACCAATAGCATCCAACGTTAGAAGCAATTGCCCAGATTTAGCATTTCCAGTCGAAAAATTAGAAGGAGCTATTGGTAAAATTTTTCATAACAAAGCTCTACTTCAAAAATCTATGACGCATAGTTCATATGCTGCCAATTTTACGAATACGCCAAACTACGATAATCAGAAGTTAGCAATTCTGGGCAACGCCCTTTTAGATTTTGTCGTGCTTCACTATTTGTATAGAAATAACACTTATCGGCTGAAAGGAGTTCTTTCTGACGATCGCGATCTCCTAGTGGGTGACGAGATGTTATTAATGCTCGTATACCAAATGAAACTAAAGCAATTTATCCGGCATAATGGAATTGTTGGCTCTAAAGCTCTTACGGATACGTTTAAGGCACTGTTAGCTGCCATTTATCTCGACCGAGGAATATCCGAGGCAAGCGAATGGTTCGTCAAGTGGTTGCCAACAGAAATAATAAACCGATTGAAAACTTTTAGCGATCGCAACTCGCTTACTTCAGGAGATAGTCAAGTCAATCCGAATAATTTACCTTCAGAAGTGGGCGTAGACTATAGCCAATTACACGACCTACTTCAACAGGGAAAATGGGAAGAAGCGGACATAGAAACCAGAGAAGTTATGCTGAAAGTTGCTGGTTTAATGAAAGGAAAGCCTCCGTTAAACTACCTGCCCCTTGACTCCATTCGCCAATTTCCTTGTATCGATCTAGAGACTATCGATCTGTTGTGGATCAAATATAGCAACGGACGTTTTGGCTTTTCCGTGCAACAGTGCCTCTTACTAGATGTCGAAAAAAATTGGGATAAGTTTGGAGATCTCGTTGGTTGGAAAGTCAATGGAATTTGGCAGTCCAAAAACGAGCGCATTTTTCATCTGAGCGCCCCCAGCGGGCATTTGCCCTCTGCTGCTATCCGTGCTGCTGGCAACGGAAAAGTGAGAATGTCGATCTACTCTCGCATCGAAAGTTGTCATGCTAGAGAAAAGCGATCGCCTGATAAGGAGCGTTAG
- a CDS encoding AAA family ATPase → MAIAKNTKKLAAQIPNNAPAGSAPERLQQLRRELNRIFLERSTVIDGVLAVLLSGGNVVLFGPPGCAKSWMLQQLCRAIEEAVFFDRLLQPTITPDELLGQLSLRALQQQDELIRNTKRRLPQAHIAFLDEVFRGNSTSLNALLRLMNERVFENPEPQPVPLLFLCGAANNVPTDGDLDAFVDRFVYRPWLQYVRKLSSKRELIHRARHNIKPEVVVRLTLEEIKALQQQAANVPFSDELAEDLIKCQLALEKEGFLISDRKLQQLVKLLQAHALVQGDEQVYPESFHELLPDCLWQRDPKERQKIGQILNTCVPDLNRQAVSWYDAAKEEVSIVVRAAREYDLRPSSTIEQKLIEAADNAASRLEDIARKIEKLIADNKSRNARRAQRILTDIREDLLVEVGGYKNKVYQ, encoded by the coding sequence ATGGCAATCGCTAAAAACACCAAAAAGTTAGCCGCTCAAATCCCCAACAATGCCCCAGCTGGCTCTGCTCCAGAGCGGTTGCAGCAGTTACGGCGAGAGTTGAATCGGATTTTCTTGGAGCGTTCTACTGTTATTGATGGAGTGCTAGCCGTATTGCTCAGTGGTGGAAATGTGGTTTTATTTGGTCCGCCTGGTTGTGCGAAAAGCTGGATGTTACAACAGTTGTGCCGAGCGATAGAAGAAGCTGTATTCTTCGATCGCCTCCTGCAACCGACCATCACTCCTGACGAGTTACTGGGGCAACTATCGCTGCGAGCATTACAGCAGCAAGACGAGTTAATTCGCAACACCAAGCGGCGACTGCCCCAAGCACACATTGCCTTTTTGGATGAAGTATTTCGCGGCAACTCTACCAGTCTCAACGCCCTGTTGCGGTTGATGAACGAACGGGTATTCGAGAATCCAGAGCCGCAGCCAGTCCCGCTACTGTTCTTGTGCGGTGCTGCCAATAACGTTCCCACTGATGGAGACTTGGATGCCTTTGTCGATCGCTTCGTCTACCGTCCTTGGTTGCAATACGTCCGCAAGCTAAGTTCCAAGCGGGAATTAATTCACCGCGCCAGACATAACATCAAACCAGAGGTGGTGGTGCGCCTAACGCTGGAGGAAATTAAAGCTTTACAGCAACAAGCAGCCAACGTACCTTTTTCCGACGAACTTGCAGAAGATTTGATCAAATGCCAATTGGCGCTGGAGAAGGAGGGTTTTTTGATTAGCGATCGCAAGTTGCAACAGCTAGTCAAACTGCTGCAAGCTCACGCACTGGTGCAGGGCGATGAGCAAGTGTATCCAGAATCCTTTCACGAATTACTGCCCGACTGTCTGTGGCAAAGAGATCCCAAGGAGCGGCAGAAGATCGGTCAAATCTTGAATACTTGCGTTCCCGATCTCAATCGACAAGCCGTCTCTTGGTACGATGCGGCAAAGGAAGAAGTCAGCATTGTAGTGAGGGCAGCCAGAGAATACGATTTGCGTCCGAGCAGTACGATCGAACAAAAATTGATCGAAGCAGCCGATAATGCTGCGAGTCGCTTGGAGGATATTGCTCGCAAGATTGAAAAGTTAATCGCCGATAACAAGAGTCGCAATGCCCGACGAGCGCAGAGAATACTGACTGATATTCGCGAAGATTTGCTAGTAGAAGTTGGCGGCTATAAAAATAAAGTTTATCAATAG
- a CDS encoding vWA domain-containing protein has translation MLFDFEPLVYRVASISKLFWQEYLNYFEDARTMVRVGTSKLFAFPSFTLEVFHRLYYESEPEELDPPPPESAWAILLHREFQQLIGFDALVEQCQGNQLAAGLATGEYCRQVYDKLPPPMPRFPNPQQYRDLIKQLKHQPSVPPSGVFEHLLCATPTKPPTGLPLPKTRQQQERQQWLRQLIEDSGDRSAELIQLLQQEGKQAVWQAQQYANSLDETQVRQMLRAALNAAYEKLSEASGWLEMLGLSWGNEIGGERSVSPAEKMALAQKIAGHAKLKQIAVVAGRLQLIAERKRRSQALDAFGEITTVELGDNLSRLLPTELQKLSNPDIFPLFALSYYDRSLLQYKTLGKEKQCKGPLVVCLDSSGSMDGLPDTWAKAVTAVLGQIAQQEGRHLRIIHFATRVVRVDDFPPHHHDFSRLLESMLAFYSGGGTAWEPALLSATECIEQQQQFKGADIVMVTDGKCDLEREFLQQLKVKKQQLEFSIYGVLIGGAGERLLQQFCDRIWVVKDLVSDEVAIEELFLL, from the coding sequence ATGCTGTTTGACTTTGAACCGCTAGTGTATCGAGTTGCGAGCATCTCCAAACTCTTCTGGCAAGAGTATCTCAACTATTTTGAAGATGCTCGAACAATGGTGAGGGTTGGGACTAGCAAGCTATTTGCCTTTCCCAGTTTTACTTTAGAAGTTTTTCATCGACTTTACTACGAGAGCGAACCAGAGGAGCTAGACCCACCACCACCTGAGAGTGCTTGGGCGATTTTATTGCATCGGGAGTTTCAACAGCTCATCGGCTTTGACGCTCTGGTGGAGCAGTGTCAAGGCAACCAATTGGCGGCGGGATTGGCAACGGGAGAGTATTGCCGTCAAGTGTACGATAAACTGCCACCACCCATGCCCCGATTTCCTAATCCACAACAGTATCGGGATTTGATTAAGCAACTGAAGCATCAGCCATCTGTTCCACCATCTGGAGTATTTGAGCATCTTCTCTGTGCCACTCCAACCAAACCCCCAACTGGTTTACCACTACCCAAAACTCGACAGCAACAGGAACGGCAGCAGTGGTTGAGGCAGCTGATTGAAGATAGTGGCGATCGCTCTGCTGAACTGATCCAACTTTTACAACAGGAAGGAAAACAAGCTGTATGGCAGGCTCAACAGTACGCAAATAGCCTTGATGAAACGCAAGTCAGGCAAATGCTCAGGGCTGCCTTGAACGCTGCCTATGAAAAATTGAGCGAGGCATCTGGGTGGTTGGAGATGCTGGGCTTGAGCTGGGGAAATGAAATCGGTGGAGAACGGAGCGTTTCTCCTGCTGAAAAAATGGCGTTGGCTCAAAAGATCGCAGGTCATGCCAAGCTCAAGCAGATCGCTGTTGTTGCCGGACGTTTGCAACTGATTGCCGAGCGCAAGCGTCGTAGTCAAGCTCTAGATGCCTTTGGGGAGATAACGACGGTTGAGTTAGGAGATAACTTGTCACGGTTGTTGCCTACCGAACTCCAGAAACTCTCCAATCCCGATATCTTCCCTCTGTTTGCGCTCTCCTATTACGATCGCTCCCTGCTGCAATACAAGACTTTAGGGAAGGAGAAGCAGTGCAAAGGACCGTTGGTGGTATGCTTGGATTCCTCTGGTTCGATGGATGGATTACCTGACACTTGGGCGAAAGCGGTGACGGCAGTGCTAGGACAAATTGCCCAGCAAGAGGGACGGCACTTGCGAATCATCCACTTTGCAACTAGAGTTGTTCGAGTCGATGATTTTCCACCCCACCACCACGACTTCTCGCGGCTGCTGGAGTCGATGCTGGCTTTTTACAGTGGTGGCGGTACTGCTTGGGAGCCAGCATTATTATCTGCTACCGAATGTATTGAGCAGCAACAACAGTTCAAAGGAGCAGATATTGTTATGGTTACAGACGGCAAGTGCGATCTAGAGCGGGAATTTTTGCAGCAGTTAAAAGTCAAGAAACAACAGCTAGAATTTAGTATTTATGGAGTTTTAATCGGTGGTGCGGGCGAACGGCTCCTTCAGCAGTTTTGCGATCGCATCTGGGTTGTTAAAGATCTTGTGAGCGATGAGGTAGCAATCGAAGAGCTGTTCTTGCTATAG
- a CDS encoding tyrosine-type recombinase/integrase, protein MPRTSPPLKTAFVKCREREFLYLHEVDAVAAAMEQTRYPTRNKAIAIALFCQCLQPSELCWLRQSDLDLTRKTLYVIRNRELKSGARLHKQINLQLLCPAELELLKQLAQERRCDWLFATERRSRLNERSLHYLIAQAGKIAHLTFPIHPYMLRRSGLYYRAALLLEPLDLSLQQCCLLWNWHGTKVEFSRQQEREMMAMGVATSEAFLAALKQLQSFTRIQSYDNLIDYLLGAFLLFPHLDSLTNDYWLAPVDRQPQLYRKDLSAIPASSTLSPSARA, encoded by the coding sequence ATGCCCAGGACATCGCCACCGCTCAAAACTGCATTCGTCAAGTGCCGCGAACGGGAATTCCTCTACCTGCATGAAGTCGATGCCGTCGCCGCCGCGATGGAGCAGACTCGTTACCCCACCAGGAACAAGGCGATCGCCATTGCTTTATTCTGCCAATGCTTACAGCCATCCGAGCTGTGTTGGTTGCGCCAATCAGACCTAGACTTGACCAGAAAAACGCTCTACGTCATCCGCAACCGCGAACTCAAAAGTGGCGCTCGCCTCCACAAACAAATCAATCTGCAACTGCTCTGCCCTGCCGAACTCGAATTGCTAAAACAACTGGCGCAAGAGCGTCGATGTGATTGGTTATTCGCCACAGAACGGCGATCGCGCCTCAACGAGCGCTCGCTACACTATTTAATTGCCCAAGCAGGCAAGATTGCCCATCTGACTTTCCCAATTCACCCCTATATGCTGAGGCGCTCTGGGCTATATTATCGTGCCGCATTGCTATTAGAACCGCTCGATCTATCGCTACAGCAGTGCTGCTTGCTGTGGAATTGGCACGGCACGAAAGTCGAGTTTTCTAGGCAACAAGAACGAGAGATGATGGCAATGGGAGTGGCAACGTCTGAAGCATTTTTAGCGGCACTCAAACAACTGCAATCTTTCACCCGCATCCAAAGCTATGACAATCTCATCGATTACCTCCTGGGCGCGTTCTTGCTATTTCCCCACCTAGATAGCCTGACCAATGACTACTGGCTTGCTCCTGTCGATCGGCAGCCCCAACTTTACCGAAAAGATCTATCCGCAATACCCGCTTCGTCTACTCTTTCCCCAAGCGCCAGAGCGTAA
- a CDS encoding Uma2 family endonuclease, which produces MGELGQSPFPLSVSVALGIDCMVQTLQEPSHQQTQYVVLDGITWQTYQAIQKDLGEHRSARLAYSQGVLEIVMPSQLHEFISRILEAIVRTLAEEFNQRLRGYGSTTLDREELVQGVEPDSCFYIQNVERILGRRQIDLNTDPPPDLAIEVDITSSSRRRFGIYLQLSIPEVWRYTERQGVTIYQLQDNRYVECEFSPTFPTISGTLLQQFLQLAATEDDISVVRAVRQWIRAQSQQN; this is translated from the coding sequence ATGGGTGAATTAGGGCAATCTCCTTTCCCTTTGAGTGTGAGTGTTGCTTTAGGAATAGATTGTATGGTGCAAACACTACAAGAGCCATCCCATCAGCAAACACAATATGTCGTTCTCGACGGCATTACATGGCAGACCTATCAAGCCATTCAAAAAGACTTGGGCGAACATCGTTCGGCGCGTCTGGCATACAGCCAAGGGGTTTTGGAGATCGTCATGCCATCCCAACTACACGAGTTCATCAGTCGCATCCTCGAAGCGATCGTCCGCACCCTAGCTGAGGAATTCAACCAAAGACTGCGCGGCTATGGCTCTACTACACTAGATCGAGAGGAACTGGTACAGGGAGTCGAACCGGATTCCTGTTTTTACATTCAAAATGTCGAGCGCATTCTCGGTCGTCGTCAGATCGATCTCAATACCGATCCCCCACCAGATTTAGCAATTGAGGTAGACATCACAAGTTCCTCGCGCCGTCGTTTCGGGATCTACCTGCAACTGTCCATTCCTGAAGTTTGGCGCTACACCGAGCGTCAGGGTGTTACTATTTATCAGCTACAAGACAATCGTTATGTCGAGTGCGAGTTTAGCCCTACCTTTCCCACAATCTCTGGAACCCTGTTGCAGCAATTTCTCCAACTCGCTGCCACCGAAGATGACATTAGTGTGGTTCGTGCTGTGCGCCAGTGGATTCGAGCGCAATCTCAACAAAACTAG
- the tnpA gene encoding IS200/IS605 family transposase: MTSQLRKERHSVTDLKIHLVCVTKYRRPVLTSESLALIEKSFKEVAKKMDFHIQEFNGESDHIHSIIEFPPKLSISQIVNAVKGVSSRRYGQAGYSKPYGKDALWSPSYFASSIGGAPLEVLKKYIQDQEKPS, from the coding sequence ATGACAAGCCAGCTACGCAAGGAAAGACACTCAGTTACAGATCTGAAGATACATTTGGTCTGCGTGACGAAGTATCGTAGACCTGTACTGACATCCGAGAGTCTTGCGTTGATTGAAAAATCTTTTAAAGAAGTAGCTAAAAAAATGGATTTTCATATTCAGGAATTCAACGGAGAATCCGACCACATCCACTCAATTATTGAGTTTCCACCTAAGCTTTCTATTTCTCAGATTGTGAATGCAGTTAAAGGAGTATCCAGCCGCCGCTACGGACAGGCTGGATACTCTAAACCCTATGGCAAAGATGCCCTCTGGAGTCCTAGTTATTTTGCATCTTCCATAGGTGGCGCACCACTTGAAGTTCTCAAAAAATATATCCAAGATCAAGAAAAGCCGTCCTAG
- a CDS encoding tyrosine-type recombinase/integrase — translation MKVKGNGRAKILTQAELERLFTRGFLTPRDKLLFAIAYYCACRVSEVLALTAEDLAGSVVTLRKCTTKGKIATRTLPSHLKLQAYLAAYNPPSGLLFPGRNGNKPLTRAAADLILRAACKRARIRGASTHSFRRTALTSMSNANVPIRVIQEVSGHKSLTALQRYLEVKPDQVESAISLLI, via the coding sequence GTGAAGGTCAAGGGCAACGGACGCGCAAAGATACTGACTCAAGCCGAACTAGAGCGCCTATTTACACGCGGCTTCCTCACCCCTAGAGACAAGCTGCTATTCGCGATCGCTTATTACTGCGCCTGTCGCGTCAGTGAAGTTTTGGCGCTGACGGCGGAAGATTTAGCGGGTAGTGTGGTGACGCTGCGTAAATGTACTACCAAAGGCAAGATTGCCACGCGCACGCTGCCTTCACACCTGAAGCTACAGGCATATTTAGCAGCTTATAATCCACCGTCTGGTCTATTATTTCCAGGACGCAATGGAAACAAGCCACTCACTAGGGCAGCTGCCGATCTAATCCTCAGAGCTGCTTGTAAAAGGGCAAGGATTAGGGGTGCTTCGACTCACTCATTTCGTCGCACGGCACTCACGAGTATGTCTAATGCCAACGTGCCGATCCGCGTGATTCAGGAAGTATCGGGGCATAAATCGCTGACTGCTCTCCAGCGTTATCTAGAGGTGAAGCCAGACCAGGTAGAGTCGGCGATCTCTTTGTTAATTTAG
- a CDS encoding HigA family addiction module antitoxin yields the protein MKIPKYRPPTHPGEILLLDFLEPLGLTQQDLANNIHVPYQRVNELVNGKRGVTPSTALRLSKFFGNSPEFWLNLQQNWQLYQTLKEEEEEINAIVAFAEREEERSA from the coding sequence ATGAAGATCCCTAAATATCGCCCGCCCACACATCCAGGAGAAATCTTGCTGCTAGATTTTCTAGAACCACTCGGATTGACTCAGCAGGATTTAGCCAACAACATCCATGTTCCTTACCAGCGAGTTAACGAGTTAGTAAATGGCAAGCGCGGCGTTACGCCAAGTACGGCATTGCGGTTGTCGAAATTCTTTGGCAACAGTCCAGAGTTTTGGCTGAATCTGCAACAAAATTGGCAGCTCTACCAAACACTGAAAGAAGAAGAAGAAGAAATAAATGCGATCGTCGCTTTTGCAGAGCGGGAAGAAGAAAGAAGTGCCTAA
- a CDS encoding PadR family transcriptional regulator gives MQLEEIYQFFVAQPPVYLTQEQAVCYVLSILLESESYGTGLIEKLESEYPNYRLSDTVLYAALSFLESEQAVASRLQKVEGRGRPRRMYSVSPQWHNEAQKLAALWRGFVTKQPQVPKAVAV, from the coding sequence ATGCAACTTGAGGAGATTTATCAGTTTTTTGTGGCCCAACCACCAGTTTATCTGACGCAGGAGCAAGCTGTTTGCTACGTGCTGTCAATTTTGCTTGAGAGCGAATCTTACGGTACTGGGTTGATTGAAAAGCTAGAGTCCGAATACCCTAACTACCGTCTTTCCGATACAGTCTTGTACGCGGCGCTATCATTTCTGGAATCCGAGCAAGCGGTCGCTTCTCGCCTTCAGAAAGTCGAAGGGCGCGGTCGTCCCAGGCGGATGTATTCGGTCAGCCCCCAATGGCACAACGAGGCACAAAAACTAGCCGCTTTATGGCGAGGATTCGTTACAAAACAGCCACAAGTACCTAAAGCTGTTGCCGTTTGA